The nucleotide window ATGACCGGGCTGCGCACCTATGTGTTCTCCCATAGCTGCAACCGTATCGATGTGGAACTGGGAGCCCGGCTGTTCCGTCATCTGCTTCATCTGCCCCTGGCCTATTTCCAGGCACGCAGAGTAGGGGATTCGGTTGCCCGCGTGCGGGAACTGGAGAACATCCGTAACTTCCTGACCGGCCAGGCCCTGACCTCGGTGCTGGACTTGTTTTTCTCCGTGGTCTTCATCGGCGTCATGCTCTACTACAGCGGCTGGCTTACCCTGATCGTGGTGCTGTCGCTGCCCTGCTACGCAATCATCTCGGTCCTGATCACCCCTTTGCTGCGGGCCCGGCTCAATGAAAAATTCGCCCGCGGAGCTGAGAACCAGTCTTTTCTGGTGGAAATGGTCAGCGGCATCGAAACCGTCAAGTCCATGTCGGTGGAGCCGCAGGTGACCCGCCGCTGGGGCAACCAGCTGGCAGCCTATGTGGCGGCCGGCTTCAAGGTCACCAGCCTCGCCAATATCGGTAGCCAGTGCGTATCACTGGTCCAGAAACTCGTTACCGTGGCAACCATGTGGCTGGGGGCTCGGCTGGTGATCAACGGGACCCTCAGCGTGGGGCAGTTGATCGCTTTCAACATGCTGGCCGGCCGGGTGGCTAGCCCGGTCATGCGGCTGGCGCAGTTATGGCAGGACTTTCAGCAGGTCGGGATCTCCATGCTGCGGCTGGGCGACATCCTCAATACCCGCACCGAGGTCGTTCAAAGCAGGGCGCAGTTGCCTGCCATTCAAGGGCGGATCGAGTTCGACCACGTGTACTTCCGCTACCGCTCAGACGGTCCTGAGATCCTCCGCGACATCGATCTCTCCATCGCTCCCGGCGAGGTTGTCGGCATCATCGGCCGTTCCGGGTCCGGCAAGAGCACCCTGACCAAACTGCTGCAACGCCTGCATGTGCCCGAGCGCGGACGGGTGCTGATCGATGGCGTGGATATCGTGCTGGCCGATCCTGCCTGGCTCAGGCGGCAGATCGGCGTGGTGCTGCAGGAAAACCTGCTTTTCAACCGCAGCATCCGCGATAACATCGCCCTGGCCGACCCGGGGCTGCCCATGGAGGCGGTGATCCGGGCCGCGCAACAGGCAGGTGCCCACGACTTCATCGTCGAGCTACCGGAAGGATATGACACCATGATCGGCGAGCACGGCGTGGGGCTGTCCGGCGGACAGCGCCAGAGACTTGCCATTGCCAGGGCCCTGATCACCAACCCGCGCATCCTGATTTTTGACGAGGCGACCAGTGCCCTGGATTACGAGTCCGAACGCATCATCCAGAACAACATGCGGTTCATCTGTCGCAACCGCACGGTCATCATCATAGCCCATCGCCTTTCTGCGGTGCGGAGCACGGACCG belongs to Geobacter sp. SVR and includes:
- a CDS encoding type I secretion system permease/ATPase — its product is MTPDGPTHAPSEDASAPPIDSALACFVMLARFHAVAVEPDQIRHQYGGSGHKLGTTEILLAAKAHGLKARVVTTRFERLDRTPLPAIAETIDGEFVILARVDADQVLFQDPHAGRPLQCHRDEWLARWNGRLILFASRASLTGDLARFDFSWFIPAIVKYRKLLGEVLLVSLFLQIIGLATPLFFQVVMDKVLVHHGLTTLDVIAVGLLVVSLFEVLMTGLRTYVFSHSCNRIDVELGARLFRHLLHLPLAYFQARRVGDSVARVRELENIRNFLTGQALTSVLDLFFSVVFIGVMLYYSGWLTLIVVLSLPCYAIISVLITPLLRARLNEKFARGAENQSFLVEMVSGIETVKSMSVEPQVTRRWGNQLAAYVAAGFKVTSLANIGSQCVSLVQKLVTVATMWLGARLVINGTLSVGQLIAFNMLAGRVASPVMRLAQLWQDFQQVGISMLRLGDILNTRTEVVQSRAQLPAIQGRIEFDHVYFRYRSDGPEILRDIDLSIAPGEVVGIIGRSGSGKSTLTKLLQRLHVPERGRVLIDGVDIVLADPAWLRRQIGVVLQENLLFNRSIRDNIALADPGLPMEAVIRAAQQAGAHDFIVELPEGYDTMIGEHGVGLSGGQRQRLAIARALITNPRILIFDEATSALDYESERIIQNNMRFICRNRTVIIIAHRLSAVRSTDRILAMDRGMIVEEGPHLDLVSREGGYYAHLYSMQAG